Proteins from a single region of Sinorhizobium meliloti:
- a CDS encoding fumarate hydratase: MSEHARTIRGADIVKSVADALQYISHFHPPDYIRYLSKAYDQERNPAARNAIGQILLNSRMSAFGRRPICQDTGLVVVFAKVGMNVRIDAEGSFAALVNEGVRRAYLDEYNPLRPSIVADPIGTRTNTGDNTPAVVHVELVPGSEIEITVAAKGGGSENKARFATLNPGASVADWVVDTVTSLGSGWCPPGLISIGIGGSAEKAMLLAKEAMNEPIDIADLMAREASTPEEALRMELYERINALGIGAQGLGGLTTVVDVKVASFPTHAASKPVALIPQCAANRHLKFTLDGSGPIELVAPDLSAWPNIDGADLKAVNVKRVNLDTLTKEETASWRTGETLLLSGKMLTGRDAAHKRMAVLIDEGKPLPVDLSGRVIYYVGPVRAVGSEVVGPAGPTTSSRMDAFAEKILAGTGLFAMVGKAERGSAAIDALVRHKAPYLIAVGGAAYLISKSITSARVVAFEDLGMEAVYEFEVHDMPVIMAVDVLGNSIHTTGPAEWRSRMAADCIARSIEI; encoded by the coding sequence ATGAGTGAGCATGCACGGACGATACGGGGAGCGGACATCGTCAAGAGCGTTGCCGACGCCCTACAATACATATCCCATTTTCATCCACCCGACTACATTCGATATCTGTCGAAAGCGTACGACCAAGAGCGCAACCCAGCAGCGCGCAACGCGATTGGGCAGATTCTGCTCAATTCGCGGATGTCGGCATTTGGTCGACGTCCCATATGTCAGGACACCGGCCTTGTGGTGGTCTTTGCCAAAGTGGGCATGAATGTTCGCATTGATGCCGAGGGCAGTTTCGCAGCGCTTGTGAATGAAGGCGTACGACGAGCTTATCTCGACGAATACAATCCACTGCGCCCCTCGATTGTAGCCGACCCGATTGGAACAAGGACCAACACAGGCGACAACACGCCAGCTGTTGTACATGTCGAACTCGTGCCTGGCAGCGAAATCGAGATCACCGTCGCTGCCAAAGGCGGCGGATCGGAAAACAAGGCGCGATTTGCAACGCTGAACCCTGGAGCCTCTGTCGCAGACTGGGTTGTTGATACGGTCACGTCTTTGGGGAGCGGCTGGTGTCCCCCCGGTCTAATTTCGATTGGGATCGGTGGTAGCGCCGAAAAGGCAATGTTACTGGCGAAGGAGGCTATGAACGAACCCATCGACATCGCAGACTTGATGGCGAGGGAAGCGTCCACGCCCGAAGAAGCGCTGCGAATGGAGCTGTACGAGAGGATCAACGCACTTGGTATTGGAGCGCAGGGCCTCGGTGGACTGACCACCGTCGTCGATGTGAAAGTGGCATCCTTCCCGACACACGCGGCGTCCAAGCCCGTCGCTCTCATTCCACAATGTGCCGCCAATCGGCACCTGAAATTCACACTGGACGGGTCGGGACCGATTGAGCTTGTTGCCCCCGATCTTAGTGCATGGCCCAACATTGATGGTGCAGACCTCAAAGCGGTCAACGTGAAACGGGTGAACCTGGATACGCTTACCAAGGAGGAAACAGCATCATGGCGGACAGGGGAGACCCTGCTGCTGTCTGGGAAAATGCTGACAGGCCGTGACGCGGCTCATAAACGGATGGCCGTCCTCATTGACGAGGGAAAGCCACTACCCGTCGATCTTAGTGGGCGGGTGATCTACTATGTCGGTCCCGTTCGCGCTGTAGGCAGTGAGGTGGTTGGACCGGCAGGGCCTACTACATCCAGCCGTATGGACGCGTTTGCGGAGAAGATCCTTGCAGGAACCGGCCTCTTCGCGATGGTGGGCAAGGCGGAAAGAGGTTCAGCAGCGATCGACGCTCTTGTACGACACAAGGCGCCGTATCTCATCGCTGTCGGTGGGGCGGCGTACCTGATTTCGAAATCGATCACGTCTGCGCGCGTTGTTGCTTTCGAGGATTTGGGAATGGAGGCGGTCTACGAATTCGAGGTGCACGATATGCCGGTCATTATGGCTGTCGACGTGTTGGGCAACTCCATCCATACCACAGGGCCAGCCGAGTGGCGCAGTCGAATGGCAGCTGATTGCATTGCCCGCAGCATCGAGATCTAA
- a CDS encoding NAD-dependent succinate-semialdehyde dehydrogenase, protein MSYTRSYQLFINGSWRNASGEAPIPVISPVTEKPIAAVASATAQDLDDALGAADRSGKAWAMLPPNQRGAILIKASKLLAEKIDAAAKDLSDEQGKTIAEATGEFKRTVETFEWNGTHAERLCAVSQIDQNRTIKPEPAGTVAAFTPWNYPAVLIARKLAPALAAGCTVILKGAEETPSAAVHIVEALEEAGLPDGVVNLVFGVPAKVSTHLLASPIVKILTFTGSTPVGKHLVKAAADNLQRCILELGGHSPVVVCEDADLATAVPAILEYKFECAGQSCNAPSRILVARAIYADFVARLTNAARAIKIGAPDDPATEMGPMANARRIEAMQRLVKDAVERGARLELGGARLDQEGYYWPPTILTEVSSDAKVLHEEPFGPILTVAPFDDIQEAIDQANATEYGLAAYFFTEQPETKEALANGLSAGAISVNFLKGVSADSPYGGIKQSGYGYEGGEHGFRSFQNLKLINEL, encoded by the coding sequence ATGTCCTACACCAGAAGCTACCAGCTCTTCATCAATGGTAGCTGGCGAAACGCCAGCGGTGAGGCGCCCATCCCGGTTATCAGCCCGGTTACGGAAAAACCAATTGCTGCGGTCGCTTCAGCAACTGCGCAAGATCTCGACGACGCGCTCGGGGCAGCTGACCGCAGCGGCAAAGCCTGGGCGATGTTGCCTCCGAACCAACGCGGCGCGATTCTCATCAAAGCCTCGAAATTGCTCGCAGAAAAAATCGACGCCGCTGCAAAAGATCTGTCCGATGAACAGGGAAAAACCATCGCCGAGGCGACCGGTGAATTTAAGCGGACAGTTGAGACGTTCGAGTGGAACGGTACACATGCCGAACGGCTTTGCGCTGTTTCACAGATCGACCAAAACCGGACGATAAAGCCCGAACCTGCCGGCACCGTCGCAGCGTTTACCCCCTGGAACTACCCGGCCGTGCTGATTGCGCGAAAGTTGGCGCCCGCGCTGGCAGCTGGCTGCACAGTCATCCTCAAGGGTGCCGAGGAAACGCCCAGTGCTGCCGTCCATATTGTAGAAGCATTGGAAGAAGCAGGCCTTCCCGACGGCGTTGTCAACCTGGTGTTTGGTGTGCCGGCGAAGGTCTCTACGCATCTTCTCGCATCGCCCATTGTGAAAATCTTGACATTCACCGGCTCGACCCCGGTTGGAAAGCATCTTGTAAAGGCGGCAGCCGACAATTTGCAGCGCTGCATTCTGGAGCTCGGAGGACACTCGCCGGTGGTCGTGTGCGAGGATGCAGACCTTGCGACGGCGGTGCCTGCCATTCTCGAATACAAATTCGAATGTGCAGGGCAAAGCTGCAATGCGCCAAGCAGAATCCTTGTTGCTCGTGCCATCTATGCCGATTTTGTGGCTCGTCTTACGAACGCCGCCCGTGCGATTAAAATTGGCGCCCCGGATGACCCGGCGACGGAGATGGGACCCATGGCCAACGCGCGCCGTATTGAAGCAATGCAGCGCTTGGTTAAGGACGCGGTTGAACGCGGCGCCCGCCTTGAACTCGGCGGTGCTCGCCTCGACCAGGAGGGCTACTATTGGCCACCCACGATCCTCACAGAAGTGTCGAGCGATGCCAAAGTGCTGCACGAGGAGCCATTTGGTCCGATTCTAACGGTTGCGCCCTTTGATGACATTCAGGAGGCAATCGACCAAGCCAATGCCACAGAGTACGGTTTGGCAGCTTACTTCTTTACGGAACAACCGGAGACCAAAGAAGCGCTCGCAAACGGTTTGTCGGCAGGTGCGATCAGCGTAAACTTCCTCAAGGGTGTTTCTGCCGATTCCCCCTATGGCGGCATCAAACAGAGCGGTTATGGATATGAAGGGGGCGAACATGGATTCCGAAGCTTCCAAAACCTGAAGCTGATCAATGAATTGTGA
- a CDS encoding Lrp/AsnC family transcriptional regulator produces MRDKNPATRLDKCDLRILSEIQTDGRISKSELAKRVHLSTSACSERMRMLETSGIIEGYHARLSPALIGGLLYIMVEVVLDHHRLEDQRHFESAIVNIPEILDCWAIGGRVDYLMRVASSSMAAYQAFMERLLEAGLGIDQYYSLVVTKPVKANSPIPLSSLLLDGRTGVFADKPP; encoded by the coding sequence ATGAGAGATAAAAATCCCGCTACCCGCCTGGACAAGTGCGACCTGCGAATATTGTCTGAGATCCAGACGGACGGTCGGATCTCTAAAAGCGAACTCGCGAAGCGCGTCCATCTCTCCACGTCAGCCTGCTCCGAACGGATGCGGATGCTGGAGACTTCCGGAATTATCGAAGGCTATCATGCGAGGCTCAGTCCGGCCCTGATTGGAGGGCTGCTTTATATAATGGTGGAGGTGGTCCTGGATCACCATCGGCTGGAGGACCAACGGCACTTTGAGAGCGCGATTGTAAACATTCCTGAAATCCTCGATTGCTGGGCAATTGGAGGTCGAGTGGACTATCTCATGCGTGTCGCATCGTCATCAATGGCGGCCTATCAAGCGTTCATGGAACGATTATTGGAAGCCGGGCTTGGTATCGATCAGTACTACAGCCTGGTCGTCACAAAGCCGGTCAAGGCAAATTCTCCGATCCCGCTGTCTAGCCTTCTACTTGACGGCAGGACAGGCGTTTTTGCGGACAAGCCGCCATAA
- a CDS encoding aminotransferase, which translates to MTLTNLGTEQVQEKDRNYVFHPSTHLAKHSRGETPNRIMAGAEGVYIWDTEGKRSLDGFGGLYCVNMGYGCTEIADAISKQAHELPFAHVYASQGTAPVARLAEEVVEYFGQNMRKVFFGLSGSDANETNIKLVWYYNNILGRPQKKKIISRHRGYHGSGLVTGSLTGLPFFHQLFDLPLDLVRHTTTPHHYRQATGQESEEDFSKRCACELEALILAEGPDTVGAFIGEPVLGTGGIIPPPTGYWSAIQAVLDKYDILLIADEVVCGFARTGEKFGSHLYGMRPDFVTIAKGLSSAYLPISGSIIGDRVWSVLEQGTEKHGALGHGWTYSGHTLCAAAALANVEVLHKRNILEHVRDVGPYWHARMKAELEGHPIVGEVRGVGILSAVEFMKDPKARIPFESELQVGARAAAVLLENGVIARAMPHADTLGYAPPLIITRAEVDIIVDATARAVETTYGSLKREGAL; encoded by the coding sequence GTGACGTTGACCAATTTGGGAACTGAACAGGTGCAGGAGAAGGATCGGAACTATGTTTTCCATCCATCGACGCACCTCGCCAAACACAGCCGGGGAGAAACGCCCAACCGCATCATGGCGGGCGCAGAAGGCGTATATATCTGGGATACCGAAGGCAAAAGAAGCCTTGATGGCTTCGGTGGCCTTTACTGCGTAAACATGGGATACGGCTGCACGGAGATCGCTGACGCCATCAGCAAACAGGCGCACGAGCTACCATTCGCTCACGTCTACGCCAGCCAAGGGACCGCTCCCGTTGCCCGGTTGGCCGAAGAGGTGGTCGAATATTTCGGTCAGAATATGCGCAAGGTTTTCTTCGGCTTGTCGGGATCCGATGCGAACGAGACCAACATCAAACTGGTCTGGTATTACAACAACATCCTGGGTCGCCCCCAAAAGAAAAAGATAATTTCCCGTCACAGGGGTTATCACGGCTCTGGCTTGGTCACCGGCAGCCTTACAGGCCTGCCGTTTTTCCACCAGCTCTTCGATCTGCCGCTCGATCTTGTGCGACACACGACGACGCCGCATCATTACCGACAAGCGACAGGACAAGAAAGCGAAGAGGACTTCTCAAAGCGCTGCGCATGTGAACTGGAGGCGCTCATTCTGGCTGAAGGCCCCGACACAGTCGGCGCGTTTATTGGCGAGCCCGTTTTAGGTACCGGCGGCATAATACCTCCTCCCACCGGATATTGGAGCGCCATTCAAGCGGTGCTGGACAAATATGATATCCTGCTGATCGCAGACGAGGTTGTGTGTGGCTTTGCGCGGACGGGTGAAAAGTTTGGCTCGCACCTCTACGGCATGCGGCCGGATTTCGTCACCATCGCCAAGGGGCTTAGCTCGGCCTATCTCCCTATCTCAGGCTCAATTATTGGCGATCGCGTGTGGTCCGTCTTGGAACAGGGCACCGAAAAACACGGAGCGCTTGGCCATGGCTGGACATATTCCGGCCATACTCTTTGTGCGGCAGCGGCTTTAGCAAATGTCGAGGTACTACATAAGCGAAATATTCTTGAGCACGTTCGTGACGTGGGACCGTACTGGCACGCTCGAATGAAAGCCGAATTGGAAGGACATCCGATTGTCGGTGAGGTCCGTGGCGTCGGGATCCTTTCAGCTGTCGAATTCATGAAAGACCCTAAGGCGCGCATCCCATTCGAGTCGGAACTTCAAGTTGGCGCTCGTGCGGCTGCAGTCTTGCTGGAAAACGGCGTTATCGCTCGCGCCATGCCTCATGCCGATACGCTTGGATATGCTCCGCCGCTGATCATCACGCGGGCCGAGGTTGACATCATTGTCGATGCTACGGCACGGGCTGTGGAAACAACCTATGGCTCTTTGAAAAGAGAGGGCGCGCTTTAA